The DNA segment ATTTAACATTAGAAAGTCAGGATTTTTCATTGAAACGTATATAAGTTTGAGTTGGGGATGAGGAGGTTTACAGATGAAAAAGAAAAAAATTTTAATTGTTACAATAGCTTTGACAATGTCACTTGGAACCCAGGTAATATGGGCGGATAACGCGCCATCGACATATGAAGCATCAGGCATCAGTAATAGTTCAGAAGAGAAGGATAAACCAGCAGATGGATTCGAAGATCCAGATGAAAACAAAAAGGATGAAGTTTTTTCTGACGATTCTTTAGAAAACAAAACTCCATCCCCTGAAAATGAGTCGGATTCTGAGCTTTTGCCTCAGAATGCTGTGCAGGAATACTCAAATACAATCACGCCTGAAGATCAGAAAAAAATTGAGTTTCATATGAGAGGTATTGATGCAAAACTTAGCAAGGACGGATCAAATGTCACAGTTACACCACAATATACTTCAAATGTAGATAGTACCCATATTAATTTCCGATATCTGATTTATGATCTTCAGAAATTAATATGGACAGAAATTCCTGCTGGTGAATCAGATGATTCAAGTTGCGTCTGGCAGCCTTCTCAACCGGGAACGTATTGGATCCATGTGATTGCTGATCCTGGTAATGGTACAGAATATACAAGTACGATTGGCTATGTTATTCAGGGAGCAAGGCTTGGGGATTTTTCCATGGACCACAGTAGTTCACAGCCATGGGATACTGCGATTACCTTACACGGATCAATAGTCAATCCATTATCTGAAGAACTTACCTATGAGTATCTGGTGTACGATGGAAGGTACTGGATGAGCCTGTATAAGTCTGAAGAACTGAAAGATTTTACATATACAGCTGACAAACCAGGCAGTTACTTGATCTGCTATCAGGTTTACAATGCGGAAGGGGTTGTTATAGGACAGAAATTTTTGGGATATGATGCACAGGAATTATCTGTCAGGATCAATGCGATACATGCAAATATAAGCGTATCAGGGGGAGTGGATCTCAGCATAGATGGCGGAACAAATGATTCTCAGACGGAATTTAAATGGGTAAGCTATGATCTAACAAAGAAGCAATGGATACTGATACAGGATTGGTCGACGAAGGTGAATGCACATTGGTCACCGAAGAGCGCGGGTCCTTATTGGATACAAGTAGAGGGGAAGACCAGAACGGGTCAGACCGACAATATGCTGATCGGATATAATGTAAAAGACATTAAGATTACCTCCTTTACAAGTGATATCAGTTCTCCAAAGGCGATTGGTACGACGATCGGATTATCCGGAACTGTGGAAAATCCAATGAACCAGAAGCTGCAGTATCGTTATATAGTTTATGATGGGACAACCTGGAGAGAGTTGTATTCTTCTGATAATCTGCAGAAAGTGTATTACTGGAAACCGGAACAAAAGGGAAATTATCTTTTATGCCTGGAGGTGACAGGGCCTGACGGTAAAGTTTATCAGTCATTTATGTCATACCAGATACAAGCTCTTTCGACAAAATTAAAAAATTTGCAGGTATATACGCCTGATTATCGGACATATTATATCATGCAAAATGTTGATTCTAATGATGGGAATTTGAAATACAAGTATCAGATCTATGATCTGAGAACGAAACAATGGCATATGCTTTCGTCTGGCGGAGTAAATACATATTGGCAGCCGAAGACCAGTGGGGACTATTGGATTCACGCATCCATTGTCGGAAGTGATGGCAAAGAATATACACAAACGATAGGGTACCACATTAAAGGATATTCTATTGGCAGTTTTGGCTTTTCGGGTAATTTGGAAGCCGGAAAAACTGCTAAGCTTTCTGCGAGTGGATATAATTATCTGGGTGAGAACTATACTTTTACTTATCTGCAATGGAACGGATCTGGATGGAATATCTTATATCGTGGAAATTCTCCTTCTGCTGTCAACTGGACGCCGCCTGTCAGCGGTGACTATGCCTTTTGCTGTCAGGTATCGAATCCGTATGGAGTAGTTGATACCAAAACAATTCACATTTCCAACAGAGACTTTACGAAAACGGGATGGTATTACGAAAACGGTTATAAGTTTTATTATATTAACAATCAAAAACAATTAGACCTCGATGGTATTTTACCAAGGCAGTCATCTTATATTGCCAGAGTCAACCGAACAACCTGCACTGTCACGATTTATGCAGCAGACGGAGGTAATGGGTATATTATACCTGTAAAGCGTTTTGCATGCTCTGTCGGACTTCCGGGAACACCTACTCCAACTGGGACTTATCGAACGTCTGTAAAGTATCGTTGGCATGAGCTGATGGGACCATCGTTCGGTCAATACTGTACTCGAATTGTAGGCGGGATCCTTTTTCATTCGGTAGCAGGTTCAAACACGACAAGTTTTAACCTAAACCCATCCGAATATAATAAGTTGGGGAAACCGGCATCCCACGGATGCGTAAGGCTGAGCGTCAGAGATGCAAAATGGATCTATGATAATTGCAAGATAGGTATGCAGGTCACGATCTATGACAGTTCAAATGCGGGGCCTTTGGGACAGGGACCCGTATACCGAATAACGAATCCCGGACAAAATTGGGATCCGACAGATCCTAATGTTTGATACAAAGAGAAAGTAATATAATTATCTAACTTATAGCTGTTGCTCCAGAAGATTTGTGGTGTATCCTCTGGAGCAACAGTTGTTCTAAAGGAGCAGAGTGACAGATATGATGAAAAAATTTGATACCATTGATGAATTTATAAAAAAAAGCCGATGGTCCATCGTGATATACTTTTTCTTTATTCTGTTTTCATATGGAATAAAGCTATTTCATGTTATAGTTTCAATTGATACAGAGAGTATCATAAGTGTACCGGAAGCTTTGTATAAGGCATGGTTTGGTATGGGACGCTTTGGAGCAGTGCTGCTTAAAAAGATTTTGGGGACATATTGGTTTAATCCATATGTAGCGTCTTTTATGATGGTTGTGATGCTGCTAGTAGGTGGTCTTATATGGATGTACTTATTTTCAAACCTGAATGATTCTCTGAGTAAAATTGGTTGGATTTTCCCTACTGTGTTTTTTACATCACCTATAATGGCTGAGCAGTCCAGCTTCTTGCTGCAGGCATATGAAGGTGCTTTCTGTATTGCACTGGTAGGAGTATCTTTGATATTTTTTTTCAAAGCTATTTATTATAGCAAAGGTTACTATTATATTCTTTCAACGATTTGTATTTTCTTTAGTTTTTCGACATATCAGTCAACTGTAATCTTATTTATAACAGGTGCAATTTCATCATTTTTACTTTTTTATGATGATATTGACAGAATTCAAGTAAAAGAAGACAAAACTTTTAAACAGGTAAAACACGGAGAAGATTCGAGAACAGTTATATGTTGGAGGACAATTGGGGGATTGATTCTAGAGTTTGTATTAGCATATTTCATATATTCTGTTGTAAACAAAATCGTGTTGTCTGTTCTGAATATACAAACGCACCCCTATATCACAGATCAAGTCAGATGGGGTAAGGATTCATTGAACGAATGTTTGAGAAACATAGTAAAGCAGGCTAAAAACATCTTGTTTGGAAAATCTGTCTATTATAATTTTGCCCTTGTTGTTTTAATAGTTGTATTCTTAATATATATTAGTTTACAGTTCGTACAGAAAAAGAAGGCTTATTATATTTATTTTCTTGCTTCTCTCGCTCTATGTATTTGCCCGTTTATTATGATCCTGTTGCTGGGCGGCACTGCAAGCGTCAGAACAGAATGGACGATTCCATTTGTAACAGCTTTTTTAAGTATGTACCTTGCAGGACACATTATTTGTTTTGACCGTGATATAATTCCATTGTCGCTCAAAAGGGCTGCTTTGCTGGGATTCTTTGCTTTGAGTATGCAGCAGGCCTCGGTAACTGCAAGAATATATTACACGGAATATGCAAAGTTTCAGCAGGACATGGTACTTGCCATAAAGATATCGGATCGCATTGATCAATTAAATTTAGGAGATCCACCGGAAAATCCGGTAGTATTTATTGGGGCAAGACCAACACATATAACCCCATCCATGTATACCGAGAAAGAGATAGAGTTAAGCGGGAGATCCTTGTTTTCTATGTCTTTTTATACCCAGCATGGAACATATGTGATGCGTAATTTTATGAAGAGTATAGGCTATGAATATGCGTTTCCGAGCGAAGAGCAGATACAAAAAGCAGAAGAAATTTCAAAAACTATGAATTCTTGGCCGGACACAAACAGTGTAAAAAATGAAGAGGGGATTATTGTGGTTAGATTATCATGAATACAGTTAGGAGAGAATGATATGCATACAAAGCAAATGATAAAAGCGTTGATGATTACAATTTCTATCGCGCTGAATGTATCCGTGGGAATTTCGATTAAAGCGGATTCAATAGCAGGAGAACGTTGTGATGAACAAGAACACGTTACAGGGATGGACGAGAATGGTAACGTTTCTGATTTGTCTGTTGAGAACGGAAGTTTTGAAAATCATCCGTCCTTATTTTCAACGGATAATGTTCAAATCGTAAACTTTAACATATCCGGCAGCAAGGTTACCGAATATGTAAATTCTGAAGACAGTAAGTTGGTAGGCTATTTAAATGGTGCCTATGCAGCGGACGGAGCTTATCTGGGAACGACAGGTAATGGCAAAGTGAAATTCATGATTGCTGGTGAAATAGGTGTTGTGGATTCAGAGGATGTTCAGGTGGTGAATTATAAAGATGCAAAATCTGTAAGCTATTATACAGTGTCGGGGGGGAGATTAATACACAAAATAACTACAAATATGACCAAGGCATCTTATGCAAGTTCTCTTGACAATGGACAAGCGCCCACATATTTAAAAGATGGTGCAAAATACTATAGCTATGATGGTCATTATTTCTACAGTGAGAATCAATATGCACAGATGCTGGAAGATTATAAAAATAACAATCGAGATCATTCAGTGAATAATAATAGCCCCTTTTACAATTATTATCAATTTCTTCCGCTAAGGAGCACTACTCGCTATTCTGAAGATGAGTTAAACAATATTATCAGGAATCGACCGATTAATGTAAATTCAAAGATGCAGAACATTGCATCATCTCTGATTGAGAATCAGAATAAGTATGGGGTTAACGCATTGTTGGTTGCCGGAATTGCAGGAAATGAAAGTGCATGGGGAACAAGCAATATATCGCAGACAAAGAATAATCTGTTCGGACTAAATGCAGTAGACAGTAGTCCGGGTGCAAGCGCAAATACATTTTCCAGTGTTGATCAGTGTATCAAAGAGTTTACGGAAACCTGGATGTCAAAACAATATATGAATCCGTCAAATTGGAAACATGCGGGTAGTTTTCTGGGAAATAAGGAAAGCGGGTTTAACGTACGGTATGCCTCGGATCCGTATTGGGGAGAAAAGGCTGCTGCCGGTGCATATGTTCTTGACAAGAATGGCGGAAACAGGGACATGTATTCATTCAGGGTAGGTATTAAAAACGCATTTACACAGGTAAATGTCAGGCGTGGCAGTTCAACAAGTACAAAAGCAGTGTATCAGACCCCAAAGCAGAGAAATACAACTTTTATTGTACGCAGGAAGAATCCGATAAATAATTTTTATGAGATTCAAAGTGATGGCGTCCTTAATGCAGATCGAACAAATCTTGATGAGTCAGGCGAATACAATAAAAGCAATATGTTGGTCAATATATCTTCAAACTACATAAAAGTAATATCAGATTCCAATATGAACTTTCGGGATGTTAATTCCGGAGATTGGTACTATGACGAGGTGGATTATGTATCAAAGATTGGAATTATGACAGGAATGAAGACTGATATCTTTGGACCTATGGATTCAATTGCCAGAGCACAGTTTGCTGTAATGCTGTGGAGAATAGGCGGTGAGGAACCGATACCTTATAATGGAAAATTTCCGGATGTGGGCAATAATATATGGTATACAGACGCAATAGCCTGGGCCAGTAAATATAACATTATTACGGGTTATCAGGATACAGGAAAATTTATGCCGGCCAGTCCGATAACAAGACAGGAGTTGGCTGTAATGCTCTACAGATATGCGAATTATAGGAAGATGGACACGAATAAAAAAGCTGATTTATCTAAATTTAAGGATTCTACAATGGTTATTGATTATGCAAAAGATGCAATGCGATGGGCCGTAGGCAGCGGAATCATAACAGGAAAATATCAGGGGACTCAGTTAGATCCGTTAGGAGTGACCTCAAGAGCAGAATGTGCCATTATGATAGACCGTTTCCTTAAGTTAATATAGCAGGACTAATGATAGAAGTAACAGAGAAGCAGCTTGGGATGCTGTTCTCTGTTACTTTTTTAAAAATTAGACTATTTGTGAAGCCCTCTCAGTTTACCGTTGAACTTAAAGCCAGATATTTCTTTACTCATCCCAAGCACTTACACTATTTATTGTTGCTGTCTCTAAACTTAGCCTTCAGTTTACGAAATGGTGAAGTAATTTTCCATGAGGTAGAGTTCTCAATCATATTTAGCGTATTCAATAGATCGAAATTACTTTTTTCAAGTTCTTTGCTTTGTTGTGTAAGAGATAGTATAACATTTTCCTTTTCAACTAAAGCCATATTGAGTTTTTTAATCTCCTGATTTTGATGATTTATTTCTCCGTCTAACTTGTTGATATGAAGTCTACATAAGTTAATACTGCTTTTTAAACTGTCATATTCAGCCTGACAACCTTGAAGATAGGGATCGTTATAAAGATGAGTCCCGGTGTATTTGCCAACTTCAATTGTTGAAAAATTATACTTCTCCTTGAGAAGCGCAGCAGTTTCCGGATTATTAAGAAGCCCTTCGATTTTTAACAAACCTAAAGCAGAATATGCAGTGGATTGATTAAAAGATCTGCAGATTAAAAATGCTTTCTCACATGAGAGTTCTTGTGGTGTACTTGCATTTTGGTTTATAAAAAAGTCTTTGAAAGTGTGTATAAATAGTTCATCTTCCATATGATCAAAAAAGTGGTATCGTATATGCATTTGTTCATTATAAAAACGTGTGTCATGTGTTTCCGAGTAACTACTCACATTTTTGTCATCATTTAATATACGTCGGCATTTCATCAGTGGTTCTTCTATAACCCCAAAAGTGTACTTCTGAGTAAATCGGACCCACCATTCCATGTCTGTCGCCTGAATGTAGAATAGATTATGACCGCCGATCGATGAAATCGTTTCTGCTTCAACCATAGATGAAGGATTTGGAAGCCTATTTCCGTGAAAGAAAAAGAAACGAAGCCAGTATTTCTGATCCTCAGTGTTGGCAGACAACAGCTCTTTTAATTGTGATAATTCTTCATTTACAAGTTTTCCATCTTGATCAATCAGGTCAACCCAGGTGAAACAACCCTTGTGTTCAGGGTGTTCCTTTAAATAATTAAGCTGAATCTCAAGTTTATTGTCATTCCAGACATCATCGCTGTCCATGATAGCTAAATACTTGCCATTCACCTTAGAAAAACCGTAGTTTGTAGCATAAGAGATATGTCGATTTTCTGAAAGTGTGTATATTTCTACCCGCTTGTCGGTTATTTTATTTAAGAGCTGCGGAGTGCTGTCGGTTGATCCGTCATCTACGATAATAAATTGCAAGTTACGATAGGATTGATTTAGTACACTATTTACGCTTTCAAGTAAATAGTCTTCGGAATTATGGACGGTCATAACTACACTGATTAAAGGAAGATCCATTTTTTTAACCACTCAAAGCCTTTCTTTTTTATATTAATAAGATTGTGAGAGCTCGAAGAGCGTAACAATCTGTGTATCATTAGAGTCAAAACACCTTTTAACGCTTTCATTATATTATACGTTACCGTTAGTTACATTTCAATACGAGCAATAAGATTCCTACGTTTTTTCAACTCAAAATTCTTCGATTTTGGACCTTTTGATTGTGCTGTTCTGTTTTTTATGTTAGTCTATACAGAGACTTAATTGGAAGGTGTATAGATGAAAAGAGTATATATACATGCATATCTGCAGGAAAATCTTGGTGACGACTTGTTTGTAGAGACATTATGCAGAAGATATCCTATGGTTCGGTTCTATATCATAGCTGATAAATCTTACAAGACAAGGTTCAGAGATTTACACAATTGTAAGGTAAGGGATCCGAAAGAAAAAAAGGTCCTTTTGGCGAATAAGATACTTAAGCATTTTAAAAATGTGAATTCATATCTCCAAGTATTGATTAGACGTTCTGAAGCAGTTATTCATATTGGCGGATCATCTTTCGTACAGCATCATGATGATTGGTCGGAATTCTATAATTTTGATAAGATGCTGGTTGAGAACAGCAAAAACCTTTTCCTGATTGGAGCAAATTTCGGCCCCTATAAAGATCAAAGATATCTTAAAGCATATCACGAGTTGTTTAAAAAATATAAAGGTATCTGTTTAAGAGACGAATATTCTTGGAATCTCTTTAGAGATGTTCCGCAGGTTTCTTATGCACCAGATGTTCTGTTTGGACTAAAATCAAATATTACATCGACCGTTAATAACAAGGAGAAAATAGTTATTTTCTCCCTCATTGATCTTCAGAACAGACAAGGAAACTATGACATAAGTGTCTATGAAGCGGATTATATTAGGTTTCAGGTCGATCTGGTTCGATATTTTATCAGTGAGCAGTATAAAATCATCCTTATATCGTTTTGCCGGAATGAAGGAGATGAGGTCATGATTCAAAAAATCCGTGAAAACTTTAATGAATTGGAAAGACAGAGAATTCAAAATATGAGTTATCAAACGGATACAGAGCCCATACTACATGAATTTGAAAAAGCTGAGATTGTAATTGGAACCAGATTTCACAGTATAGTTTTGGGGTTTGTCTATGAGTGTAAGGTGCTCCCTATTATATATAACCAAAAGACAGAAAAAATGCTAGACGATTTAAAGTATACATTATCTATAAAGCTTCCGGAATTAAACAATACTGACGCTACTGAATTAGGGAGAAAAGTTACTCTAAGGAAGCCATTAGATATAAGTGAGCAGGTTAAGCTGTCAAAGAGACAGTTTTATTATACGGATATGCAGTTTGCATCGGCCGATGAAAATGATTGATTTCCATAATGAAAAGGCTTATAATTTAACATTGAGTACAAAGATAGTGAGGTAGTACCAGAATGAATATTGACAACAGGCTTTTAATATATTTTTTCTTTGATGCAGATGGTGTGGTAGATGATTATAACATATATATGCTACAAGATATGATGAAAAGCTGCCAGCATCTGTTTGTAATCAGTAATGGAAAACTGACAAAAGAAGGTTATGAAAAGTTTTCAAAACTTGCTGATTGTATTGTGGAACGTAATAATACAGGTTTTGATGTGGGGGCTTATAAAGAAGCTCTTCAGACGATTGGTTGGGAAGAATTATCAAAATATGACGAAGTAATACTAATGAATTATACTATTATGGGGCCGGTTTATCCGTTTGAAGAGATGTTTGAAACTATGGATAATAAACAGGATCTTGACTTCTGGGGAATAACGAAATATCACGAGGTCCGAGTTGATCCATATGGTAAAATCAAATGTGGATATTTGAGAGAACATATACAGTCCCATTTTATTGCGGTGAGGAATAAGATGCTGACAAGCGATGACTTTTATGAATATTGGGAAAAGATGCCCCCTATTAAAAGTTATGGTGATTCTGTTGCATACCACGAATCTTACTTTACGCATCATTTTGCAAAAAAAGGATTTAAGTGGGATGTCTATGTAAATACAGATGATATGAAAAAATTCACAGAATATCCGCTGCTAAAAGCCCCGAAGAAATTGATTGAAGAAAAACGTTGTCCTATATTCAAAAGGAGAAGTTTTAATCATGATTATATCGATTTTATAAATACAACGATTGGTGAGCCAACATATGAATTGATGGAATATCTGAAAAATTCTACGAATTATGATGTGAATTTAATCTGGAATAATATACTTCGATGTTGTAACCAGGCAAAGATCAAAGAGTGTCTGCAGCTAAACTATGTAATTCCTTCTAAAATTTCCCCTGATATTTCAGGAATCCTTGAGAAACGAAGAATCGCATTAGTTTTACATCTGTATTATGAAGAACTGTTGGAAGAGAGTTTTCAGTACGCAAGCTCCATGCCGGCAGAAGCGGATGTATATATTACCGTTGGAAATAAAAGAATGAAAGAACTTGTTGAAAAACGTTTTGACTCTTTAGAGTGTAGAAATCTGAAGGTAATGCAGATACCAAACAGAGGCAGGGATGTAGGATCTGTGTTGGTGGCAGTGAATCCGGATATTTTGCAATACGATTATGTTTGTTTTGCACACGATAAAAAGGTTACACAGCTAAAACCGGAATGTAAAGGTGCTTCCTGGGCATATTTGTGTTTCGAGAGTGTATTAAAGAATAAAGACCATGTGAATAATGTGATTCAGCTTTTCGAAGATAATCCGAGACTTGGATTACTTACTCCGACACCACCGAATCATGCTGAATATTTTCCGACAATGGGGAATGAATGGGCAGGTAATTTTAAAAATACGAAAAAGCTTGCAGAACAATTGGACATACACGTACCTATGTCAAGTGATCAACCGCCGATATCTGCTTTGGGATGCTTTTTTTGGTATCGTCCTAAAGCAATGATAAAACTGTATGCGAGAAATTTTTCCTATGAAGATTTTCCAGAAGAACCAATGAAAAAGACAGATGGGACAATCCTTCATGCTGTAGAGAGGCTATATTCATTTGCAGTACAGGATGCCGGATATTATCCAGCATGGTGTTTCAGTGATAATGTTGCATCAATGGAGATAACAAACCTATATTATATGCTTCGTGGAATGAATATGGCAATGATGAATGGGGGGCTGGCAGGTACATTTGTCGACGTGGTGAATGAAATGAAAAGAAGAGGGCCGGCTATGAGATCACTCTCCGATCTGCATAATGAGTTGATGGGGCTGTATGGATCCGGTGCATCAGCAAAAAGTTCGTTTGACGGCATGATGCATCTGTATTATAGTGAGGGAGAAGGATTTAATGAAAGATCTTCGGAAATATGTCGAGCTTCATTCAGAAAGAACCGTTTTGAAGTGGAATTTGAGATTCCTGATGATAATTCTATCATAGAGCAGCTGAGATTTGATCCTGGTGAGGAAGGCATGATCATTCTGAAAAAAATGTATGCTTTCATCGAATATGAGGATGGACATCATGATATCATTGAGATGGAGACTTGTGACTCCAACGGGTTCTCTTTTGATAATAAGATATTATTTATCAATCAAGATCCACAGGTATATATACAATGTGGCACAGAATCAAGGGCTATTTCAATCATGATTAAAGGGGAATTGGACAAAGATGTTACTCCTGACATAGTGGAGAGGGCAATTAACCAGAGACTTCCCATGATGACTCCGAAGTTATATTTTGATACTGGAAACGGAATCAATGAAACCGATGCGCTTCATGTGGTAAACAGGGGAAATGCAGAAAGAATTGAGGCATCATTTACATTTAATCAGCCAATTGCAATTAAGATGTTTCGCTTTGATCCTTGCGAACAAGGTATGTTTATAGTACAGGATCCGGAGATTAATATCATTTACTCAGATGATTCGAGTGAAAATTTGCAGCTATCTGATCTTTCCACAAATGGATATAGGATCGAAAACAATATATTCTATTTAAATGAGGATCCACAGATGAGTTGGACAAACAGAAAAGGACAGGCTGTGAAACAGGTTTGGGTTAGTATGAATGTAAGCCAGGAATTTGATGCGTCTGTTATGGATGAAATCCTTTCCAGAAAAGAGTCCTTGGTCTCATTTGCAAAAAAGCACTTAAAATAGTTCCAGACAGAAAGGGACACTTATGAAAAAAGAGCGGTTATTTTATCTGGATTTTGTGAGAGCTGTCGCAACGATAATCATAGTTCTCACACATTATAATGCGATTTTCCTGTACACAAATCCTCCTATGCCTGAGAAAGCTGTTTTAGGAATTTCATTTGCAAATGTGTATATTGGTGATTTTGGTGTCTCCCTGTTTTTGACGATCTCTGGGGCTGCATTGATGTACGTTTATCAGGAAGAACTAAAATGTAGGGATTTTTACAGGAAACGTTTCTTAAATATTTATCCTATGTATTGGATAGGATTTATACTGGCTTTTTTGATCGAGTTTTACAAAAATCGTGGATTTAATCCCGATATTCCCCGATATAAAATTATCTATAGTTTTTTGGGAATAGATAAGTATATGTCGAACTTTGGAGACATCAATTTTTCACTCGTAGGTGAATGGTTTTTAGGACTCATTATAGTATTTTACCTGCTGTTTCCACTGATCAGAAAATGGATGAATACATCTTCGATTAGTCTGGGAGTTATTGCTACAATTGTATTCATTGTGTTTCTTGTCATGAATTTTGATCAAAACTCCATTTTACTTCCGGTACTTCTTCCAAGAATACTGTTTGGTATGTACTTTGTGAAGAGCAAACGAAAAGTGAATTTGCCTGTTGCGGTTGTTTCGTTAGCGATTCTCGTGATTAATTACTTAGCTGCCCCAAGTATAAACAGAGATTTACAGGCGACATACGTTGGAATTTGTGGCTTTTTGGTATTGGTTTATATTGCCGATTATTTAAGATGGGTTCCATTCAGAAGATTGTGCTCGTTAATCTGCAAGTACTCGTATGCGATCTTTATAGTCCATCATATGGTTATTTTACAGATCGTATCCAGAATGGATTTAAATGCACTGACAAGAACCTATAGTTATTTATTGTTCATGACTTGCTGCAT comes from the Blautia liquoris genome and includes:
- a CDS encoding rhamnan synthesis F family protein, whose amino-acid sequence is MNIDNRLLIYFFFDADGVVDDYNIYMLQDMMKSCQHLFVISNGKLTKEGYEKFSKLADCIVERNNTGFDVGAYKEALQTIGWEELSKYDEVILMNYTIMGPVYPFEEMFETMDNKQDLDFWGITKYHEVRVDPYGKIKCGYLREHIQSHFIAVRNKMLTSDDFYEYWEKMPPIKSYGDSVAYHESYFTHHFAKKGFKWDVYVNTDDMKKFTEYPLLKAPKKLIEEKRCPIFKRRSFNHDYIDFINTTIGEPTYELMEYLKNSTNYDVNLIWNNILRCCNQAKIKECLQLNYVIPSKISPDISGILEKRRIALVLHLYYEELLEESFQYASSMPAEADVYITVGNKRMKELVEKRFDSLECRNLKVMQIPNRGRDVGSVLVAVNPDILQYDYVCFAHDKKVTQLKPECKGASWAYLCFESVLKNKDHVNNVIQLFEDNPRLGLLTPTPPNHAEYFPTMGNEWAGNFKNTKKLAEQLDIHVPMSSDQPPISALGCFFWYRPKAMIKLYARNFSYEDFPEEPMKKTDGTILHAVERLYSFAVQDAGYYPAWCFSDNVASMEITNLYYMLRGMNMAMMNGGLAGTFVDVVNEMKRRGPAMRSLSDLHNELMGLYGSGASAKSSFDGMMHLYYSEGEGFNERSSEICRASFRKNRFEVEFEIPDDNSIIEQLRFDPGEEGMIILKKMYAFIEYEDGHHDIIEMETCDSNGFSFDNKILFINQDPQVYIQCGTESRAISIMIKGELDKDVTPDIVERAINQRLPMMTPKLYFDTGNGINETDALHVVNRGNAERIEASFTFNQPIAIKMFRFDPCEQGMFIVQDPEINIIYSDDSSENLQLSDLSTNGYRIENNIFYLNEDPQMSWTNRKGQAVKQVWVSMNVSQEFDASVMDEILSRKESLVSFAKKHLK
- a CDS encoding acyltransferase family protein, translated to MKKERLFYLDFVRAVATIIIVLTHYNAIFLYTNPPMPEKAVLGISFANVYIGDFGVSLFLTISGAALMYVYQEELKCRDFYRKRFLNIYPMYWIGFILAFLIEFYKNRGFNPDIPRYKIIYSFLGIDKYMSNFGDINFSLVGEWFLGLIIVFYLLFPLIRKWMNTSSISLGVIATIVFIVFLVMNFDQNSILLPVLLPRILFGMYFVKSKRKVNLPVAVVSLAILVINYLAAPSINRDLQATYVGICGFLVLVYIADYLRWVPFRRLCSLICKYSYAIFIVHHMVILQIVSRMDLNALTRTYSYLLFMTCCIAVFAVAYLLQRIYDSIMELFKKDERSV